One segment of Clavelina lepadiformis chromosome 2, kaClaLepa1.1, whole genome shotgun sequence DNA contains the following:
- the LOC143445191 gene encoding transient receptor potential cation channel subfamily M member 3-like isoform X1, whose translation MQPSNPTERSRLTSGEEPEPEKCWIEINIRKRECTKFIPSSANTHEVTLRCGCGRLFSDHHYLNTTGLIEDEEILPLGATANSLHGKVAVVSELSSAKQYETSFIQPESINIHTMIRSKDGGSKWNISQHTSLFPTDAYGTLEFQGTGEGDKSQYIRLAHDTKPDLVLQLLLDEWKLSAPKMVISVHGGAHNFQLQSKLHRVFCNGLIKAAKTTGSWIMTFGLNTGVGMIVGDAIKEHKARSRRKIVSIGVAPWGVVDHRDDLIGSEPISAYQTMGNPLSKGSVLNTAHTHFLLVDNGTDGRYDSELRFRRQLERRLSQQNINPHRTSMVCLVLEGGKNTINVVLESVRQNPPIPVIVCDGSGRAADLLAFAHQYADEDGTMMEDLRAQLLVLIQDTFKCSRDQAQYFYMSIMECVKKKELITIFRMGQDVKQDDIDIAILTAILKAQCKSAPDMLNLALSWNRIDIATSQIFVYGRQWPVLSLQQAMMDALINDRVDFVKLLMENGVSMHKFLTIARLEELYNAKTPVHLVYLINDVKKNIPPGCRFTLIDIGQVIELLMGGAYRSSYTRKRLRLYYAAKMKSEPGVRKQLSFMMGLNTFGSNTVAGKAETSTITQQENRKQALEVAHPTLPHFPYPFHELLIWAVLMKRQKMALFMWQQGEEAIAKALVACKLYKTMAKEAADDDLDVEESDQLRTFSKEFQDLAIQLLEICYHADDDATKHLLTYELKHWSRQTCLSLALAAKHRDFIAHPCVQLLLNDLWMGGLSERKNSGLKVILGIFCPIFLLTLDFKTHEELLLMPQTMEEHMHEVSSLSSFIGGSSSSSSSSSSSSSSSSGKSSLSLPKPEVLGRAVSEERVQDAYVMLTTRPKQLTLNKKIYEFYNAPITKFWMYAMAYIGVLLLFTYVVLVKMSNYPSIPEWIVISHVITMTMEKVREIVVSEPSGAGQKIKVWANSFWNLMDSVTILMFFTALGLRLTQNDHILQIGRALYCVNIVLWYTHLLNVFSVNKHLGPYVMLMGKMMVDMATFIILLAVILTSFGVARQAILHPNENASWTLLKDVMLEPYFMLYGEVYAGTIDPCYGEDKSLCVVGAWIAPTLMTIYLLVANILLLNLLIAVFNNTFARVKTYSDRIWKFQRYMTIVEFELRPVLPPPLILISYIFLIFQALCKKRKSGTSDRGLKLFLDDDDVEKLHDFEEDCVDEYFREKDKALIKEDSVDGKKFNHLLDTVDDMCEREVLLTNYIVDMHERLSSLEDTNVKLLQLQYSGSGLRSRHNTGRSDSCSGRENDVHPAPELGVVPESTASVRAWWSLRHRSRIRQDSEMSTASDWQNNFLRHSRTISQDRYMPTKATEKIEFKKPLRKTNSTGIIQENNPSADELESKGLARYKGINHLAVEEDFKSMSCQDIMLATDTSKQITNINHTVHGSTQIPDYGLQMRPLFKRNFAIPIDEDLRHDLLSSTESGSSSGRVTPKEMFAGVSESGLRRLEITNSTPTRLKPPMLKVATNLVNDQIPSTSSTPIMLSKLSVPPATSSTNTKKISNKIKPRHQRLSLSTGLGVGSQASPMNKSTYKSITDNIDTSSWHEIYAPLVPQTPFDGWWAGKAPEFDAQRPIKFSDQTSLSEWDEDNESNINRKGRSKSKSQHRRKKHLKRNKKILAQLAEAPSVPQLNSNNNSDPPYTNQTSTFPRSRRQTVSLTSLTNSQPEMLLFGDKVVK comes from the exons ATGCAACCGTCGAATCCAACGGAGCGAAGCCGACTGACATCGGGTGAAGAACCGGAGCCG GAGAAGTGTTGGATTGAAATTAACATTCGAAAGCGTGAATGCACAAAGTTTATTCCCAGCTCCGCCAATACACATGAAGTAACATTAAG atgTGGCTGTGGAAGGTTGTTTTCTGATCATCATTACTTAAACACTACCGGTTTGATTGAAGATGAAGAAATACTGCCTCTTGGTGCAACTGCAAACAGTCTTCATGGCAAGGTTGCTGTTGTATCTGAACTTTCTTCCGCCAAGCAATATGAAACTTCATTCATCCAACCTGAATCAATAAATATACA TACAATGATTAGGTCAAAAGATGGTGGGAGTAAGTGGAATATTTCACAACACACATCCCTATTTCCAACTGATGCGTATGGAACATTGGAATTTCAAGGAACAGGTGAAGGTGACAAGTCACAG TACATACGACTTGCTCATGATACCAAGCCAGATTTGGTTCTTCAGCTTTTACTAGATGAATGGAAACTTTCAGCACCAAAGATGGTGATATCAGTGCACGGTGGCGCACATAATTTCCAACTTCAGTCTAAACTTCATAG GGTATTCTgcaatggtttgataaaagcTGCCAAGACTACAGGGTCTTGGATTATGACATTTGGTCTGAACACAG GTGTTGGAATGATTGTTGGTGACGCAATAAAAGAACACAAAGCAAGGTCACGCAGGAAGATTGTGAGCATTGGTGTCGCACCATGGGGTGTGGTGGATCATAGAGATGATCTTATTGGTTCCGAG CCTATTAGCGCTTACCAGACCATGGGAAATCCTTTAAGTAAAGGTTCTGTATTAAACACTGCTCACACTCATTTCCTGCTGGTCGATAATGGTACAGATGGAAGGTACGACAGCGAGTTGAGATTTAGAAGGCAACTTGAACGACGGTTATCTCAGCAGAACATAAACCCTC ATCGTACATCGATGGTATGTCTGGTTCTTGAAGGTGGTAAAAACACAATCAATGTAGTGCTAGAAAGCGTGCGCCAGAACCCTCCCATACCGGTCATAGTGTGTGATGGAAGTGGAAGGGCTGCTGACTTACTTGCCTTTGCTCATCAGTATGCTGATGAAGATGG CACAATGATGGAAGATTTGAGAGCTCAACTTCTTGTTCTTATCCAGGACACATTCAAATGCAGTCGAGATCAAGCCCAATATTTTTACATGTCAATAATGGAATGTGTTAAAAAGAAGGAATTG ATTACCATATTTAGAATGGGACAAGATGTAAAACAAGACGATATTGACATTGCCATATTAACTGCTATATTGAAAG cTCAGTGTAAATCTGCCCCTGACATGTTAAATCTGGCACTGTCCTGGAATCGCATTGATATTGCCACCAGTCAAATATTCGTATATGGTCGTCAATGGCCA GTGCTGTCCTTGCAACAAGCCATGATGGACGCCCTGATTAATGACCGCGTTGATTTTGTTAAGTTACTCATGGAAAATGGTGTCAGTATGCATAAATTTCTGACCATAGCAAGACTTGAAGAACTCTACAATGCG AAAACACCTGTTCATCTTGTCTACTTGATAAATGATGTTAAGAAGAATATTCCACCGGGATGCAGATTTACATTAATAGATATTGGCCAG GTCATAGAGCTGCTTATGGGCGGTGCTTATCGATCCAGCTACACAAGAAAGCGACTTCGCCTCTACTATGCTGCCAAGATGAAAAGTGAACCTGGTGTTCGAAAGCAGTTAAGCTTCATGATGGGGCTGAATACTTTTGGAAGTAACACAGTCGCTGGAAAGGCTGAA ACTTCCACAATCACGCAGCAGGAAAATAGGAAGCAAGCACTTGAAGTAGCACATCCCACTTTACCACATTTTCCTTACCCATTCCATGAACTGCTGATATGGGCCGTTCTGATGAAACGACAAAAAATGGCTCTGTTTATGTGGCAGCAGGGAGAGGAAGCCATTGCTAAG GCTTTAGTTGCTTGCAAGCTGTATAAGACAATGGCCAAAGAAGCTGCAGATGATGACCTGGACGTGGAAGAGTCTGATCAACTtcgaacattttcaaa AGAATTTCAAGATCTTGCCATTCAACTTCTTGAAATATGTTATCATGCGGACGATGATGCAACAAAACATCTTCTCACTTACGAACTTAAACATTGGAGTCGTCAGACTTGCCTTAGTCTTGCCTTAGCTGCCAAGCATCGTGATTTTATCGCCCATCCATGTGTTCAGCTTTTGTTGAATGATTTGTGGATGGGTGGGTTGTCAGAGCGCAAAAACTCAGGATTAAAG GTGATACTTGGTATATTTTGTCCCATTTTTCTTCTCACACTCGATTTCAAGACCCATGAAGAATTGTTATTGATGCCTCAAACTATGGAGGAACACATGCATGAAGTATCCAGCCTCTCCTCTTTCATTGGAGG TTCCAGCTCAAGTTCGAGTTCGTCATCCAGTTCAAGTTCATCTTCAAGTGGAAAAAGTTCATTGTCATTACCG AAACCTGAAGTGCTTGGGAGAGCTGTTTCAGAAGAAAGGGTACAAGACGCTTATGTTATGCTCACCACACGACCCAAACAACTTACACTTAATAAAAAGATCTATGAGTTTTACAATGCACCCATTACTAAGTTCTGGATGTACGCCATGGCATATATTGGTGTATTGTTGCTCTTCACATATGTTGTATTG GTGAAAATGTCCAATTACCCTTCCATACCAGAGTGGATAGTTATTTCACATGTGATAACCATGACCATGGAAAAG GTACGAGAGATCGTAGTATCTGAACCAAGTGGGGCTGgacagaaaataaaagtgtGGGCGAACAGTTTTTGGAATTTGATGGATTCTGTAACAATATTGATGTTTTTTACTGCCCTAGGCCTGAGGTTGACCCAGAATGACCATATTCTTCAAATAGGCCGGGCTTTGTATTGTGTCAATATTGTCCTGTGGTATACGCACCTGCTAAATGTCTTCAG TGTTAACAAACATCTTGGTCCATATGTGATGTTGATGGGAAAGATGATGGTCGACATGGCAACGTTTATCATTCTTCTTGCAGTCATCTTGACTAGCTTTGGGGTAGCACGGCAg GCAATACTGCACCCCAATGAAAATGCAAGCTGGACACTGCTCAAAGATGTTATGCTAGAGCCCTACTTCATGTTGTATGGAGAAGTGTATGCAGGGACCATAGATC cttGCTATGGTGAGGACAAAAGTTTGTGTGTCGTTGGAGCTTGGATAGCACCAACTTTGATGACGATTTACCTTCTTGTTGCCAACATTttgttgctgaacttgctcaTTGCTGTTTTTAA TAATACATTTGCACGTGTGAAGACCTACTCAGACCGAATATGGAAGTTTCAACGTTATATGACAATTGTTGAGTTTGAATTGAGGCCAGTCTTGCCACCCCCACTTATACTTATCAGTTACATTTTCTTGATCTTTCAAGCACTTTGCAAAAAGAGGAAATCCGGGACATCTGATCGTGGATTAA AATTATTTCTggatgatgatgatgttgaaaaattacatgacTTTGAAGAAGATTGTGTTGATGAGTATTTTCGAGAAAAAGACAAAGCTCTCATTAAGGAAGATTCAGTAGATGGGAAAAA GTTTAATCATTTACTTGATACTGTTGATGATATGTGTGAACGAGAAGTTCTACTGACAAACTACATTGTAGACATGCATGAACGTTTATCAAGTCTGGAAGATACTAATGTTAAG ctTCTTCAGCTCCAATATAGTGGATCTGGGTTAAGATCTCGACACAACACAGGTCGCTCTGATTCATGCTCAGGGCGTGAAAACGACGTTCACCCGGCTCCAGAGCTTGGAGTCGTGCCCGAGAGCACAGCATCTGTGCGTGCTTGGTGGTCACTGAGACATCGAAGTCGTATTCGTCAGGACTCAGAAATGAGTACCGCAAGTGACTGGCAGAATAACTTCCTAAGACACAG taGAACTATCAGTCAAGATCGCTATATGCCAACTAAAGCAACTGAGAAAATTGAATTCAAAAAACCGCTAAGAAAAACTAATTCTACAG GTATCATTCAAGAAAATAATCCCAGTGCCGATGAGCTGGAATCAAAAGGACTTGCTCGGTACAAGGGAATCAATCACCTCGCGGTGGAAGAGGATTTTAAATCCATGTCTTGCCAG GACATCATGCTTGCAACTGATACGAGCAAGCAGATAACCAACATAAATCACACTGTTCATGGCAGTACACAAATTCCTGATTACGGCTTACA AATGCGACCACTATTCAAAAGGAATTTTGCCATTCCGATTGACGAGGATCTTCGTCATGACCTATTAAGCTCAACTGAGTCAGGATCTTCCAGTGGAAGAGTCACTCCTAAAGAAATGTTTGCTGGTGTTTCTGAAAGTGGTTTAAGGCGTTTAGAGATCACCAATAGCACACCCACACGTTTGAAACCACCAATGCTGAAAGTTGCCACCAACTTAGTTAATGATCAAATTCCCTCCACCAGCTCAACTCCCATAATGTTAAGTAAGCTTTCGGTTCCTCCTGCAACATCCAGTacaaatacaaagaaaatCTCAA ACAAAATAAAACCTCGTCATCAGCGTCTAAGCTTATCGACTGGCCTTGGTGTGGGTAGTCAAGCATCTCCAATGAATAAATCGAcatacaaaagtataacagacaACATTGATACATCAAGTTGGCATGAAATATATGCGCCACTTGTTCCCCAGACCCCATTTGATGGCTGGTGGGCTGGAAAG GCACCAGAGTTTGATGCACAAAGACCAATTAAATTTAGTGATCAAACATCACTCAGTGAGTGGGATGAAGATAATGAGTCTAACATCAATAGGAAGGGCAG atcaaaatcaaaatcacAACATCGCCGTAAAAAACATCTGAAAAGGAACAAGAAAATCCTTGCCCAGTTGGCAGAAGCACCCAGTGTTCCTCAGCTGAATTCCAATAACAACTCTGACCCACCTTACACTAACCAGACTTCCACTTTCCCAAGGTCTCGACGCCAAACCGTATCACTTACCAGCCTAACAAACTCACAACCTGAAATGCTTCTTTTTGGAGATAAAGTTGTGAAATGA
- the LOC143445191 gene encoding transient receptor potential cation channel subfamily M member 3-like isoform X2 produces the protein MQPSNPTERSRLTSGEEPEPEKCWIEINIRKRECTKFIPSSANTHEVTLRCGCGRLFSDHHYLNTTGLIEDEEILPLGATANSLHGKVAVVSELSSAKQYETSFIQPESINIHTMIRSKDGGSKWNISQHTSLFPTDAYGTLEFQGTGEGDKSQYIRLAHDTKPDLVLQLLLDEWKLSAPKMVISVHGGAHNFQLQSKLHRVFCNGLIKAAKTTGSWIMTFGLNTGVGMIVGDAIKEHKARSRRKIVSIGVAPWGVVDHRDDLIGSEPISAYQTMGNPLSKGSVLNTAHTHFLLVDNGTDGRYDSELRFRRQLERRLSQQNINPHRTSMVCLVLEGGKNTINVVLESVRQNPPIPVIVCDGSGRAADLLAFAHQYADEDGTMMEDLRAQLLVLIQDTFKCSRDQAQYFYMSIMECVKKKELITIFRMGQDVKQDDIDIAILTAILKAQCKSAPDMLNLALSWNRIDIATSQIFVYGRQWPVLSLQQAMMDALINDRVDFVKLLMENGVSMHKFLTIARLEELYNAKTPVHLVYLINDVKKNIPPGCRFTLIDIGQVIELLMGGAYRSSYTRKRLRLYYAAKMKSEPGVRKQLSFMMGLNTFGSNTVAGKAETSTITQQENRKQALEVAHPTLPHFPYPFHELLIWAVLMKRQKMALFMWQQGEEAIAKALVACKLYKTMAKEAADDDLDVEESDQLRTFSKEFQDLAIQLLEICYHADDDATKHLLTYELKHWSRQTCLSLALAAKHRDFIAHPCVQLLLNDLWMGGLSERKNSGLKVILGIFCPIFLLTLDFKTHEELLLMPQTMEEHMHEVSSLSSFIGGSSSSSSSSSSSSSSSSGKSSLSLPKPEVLGRAVSEERVQDAYVMLTTRPKQLTLNKKIYEFYNAPITKFWMYAMAYIGVLLLFTYVVLVKMSNYPSIPEWIVISHVITMTMEKVREIVVSEPSGAGQKIKVWANSFWNLMDSVTILMFFTALGLRLTQNDHILQIGRALYCVNIVLWYTHLLNVFSVNKHLGPYVMLMGKMMVDMATFIILLAVILTSFGVARQAILHPNENASWTLLKDVMLEPYFMLYGEVYAGTIDPCYGEDKSLCVVGAWIAPTLMTIYLLVANILLLNLLIAVFNNTFARVKTYSDRIWKFQRYMTIVEFELRPVLPPPLILISYIFLIFQALCKKRKSGTSDRGLKLFLDDDDVEKLHDFEEDCVDEYFREKDKALIKEDSVDGKKFNHLLDTVDDMCEREVLLTNYIVDMHERLSSLEDTNVKLLQLQYSGSGLRSRHNTGRSDSCSGRENDVHPAPELGVVPESTASVRAWWSLRHRSRIRQDSEMSTASDWQNNFLRHRTISQDRYMPTKATEKIEFKKPLRKTNSTGIIQENNPSADELESKGLARYKGINHLAVEEDFKSMSCQDIMLATDTSKQITNINHTVHGSTQIPDYGLQMRPLFKRNFAIPIDEDLRHDLLSSTESGSSSGRVTPKEMFAGVSESGLRRLEITNSTPTRLKPPMLKVATNLVNDQIPSTSSTPIMLSKLSVPPATSSTNTKKISNKIKPRHQRLSLSTGLGVGSQASPMNKSTYKSITDNIDTSSWHEIYAPLVPQTPFDGWWAGKAPEFDAQRPIKFSDQTSLSEWDEDNESNINRKGRSKSKSQHRRKKHLKRNKKILAQLAEAPSVPQLNSNNNSDPPYTNQTSTFPRSRRQTVSLTSLTNSQPEMLLFGDKVVK, from the exons ATGCAACCGTCGAATCCAACGGAGCGAAGCCGACTGACATCGGGTGAAGAACCGGAGCCG GAGAAGTGTTGGATTGAAATTAACATTCGAAAGCGTGAATGCACAAAGTTTATTCCCAGCTCCGCCAATACACATGAAGTAACATTAAG atgTGGCTGTGGAAGGTTGTTTTCTGATCATCATTACTTAAACACTACCGGTTTGATTGAAGATGAAGAAATACTGCCTCTTGGTGCAACTGCAAACAGTCTTCATGGCAAGGTTGCTGTTGTATCTGAACTTTCTTCCGCCAAGCAATATGAAACTTCATTCATCCAACCTGAATCAATAAATATACA TACAATGATTAGGTCAAAAGATGGTGGGAGTAAGTGGAATATTTCACAACACACATCCCTATTTCCAACTGATGCGTATGGAACATTGGAATTTCAAGGAACAGGTGAAGGTGACAAGTCACAG TACATACGACTTGCTCATGATACCAAGCCAGATTTGGTTCTTCAGCTTTTACTAGATGAATGGAAACTTTCAGCACCAAAGATGGTGATATCAGTGCACGGTGGCGCACATAATTTCCAACTTCAGTCTAAACTTCATAG GGTATTCTgcaatggtttgataaaagcTGCCAAGACTACAGGGTCTTGGATTATGACATTTGGTCTGAACACAG GTGTTGGAATGATTGTTGGTGACGCAATAAAAGAACACAAAGCAAGGTCACGCAGGAAGATTGTGAGCATTGGTGTCGCACCATGGGGTGTGGTGGATCATAGAGATGATCTTATTGGTTCCGAG CCTATTAGCGCTTACCAGACCATGGGAAATCCTTTAAGTAAAGGTTCTGTATTAAACACTGCTCACACTCATTTCCTGCTGGTCGATAATGGTACAGATGGAAGGTACGACAGCGAGTTGAGATTTAGAAGGCAACTTGAACGACGGTTATCTCAGCAGAACATAAACCCTC ATCGTACATCGATGGTATGTCTGGTTCTTGAAGGTGGTAAAAACACAATCAATGTAGTGCTAGAAAGCGTGCGCCAGAACCCTCCCATACCGGTCATAGTGTGTGATGGAAGTGGAAGGGCTGCTGACTTACTTGCCTTTGCTCATCAGTATGCTGATGAAGATGG CACAATGATGGAAGATTTGAGAGCTCAACTTCTTGTTCTTATCCAGGACACATTCAAATGCAGTCGAGATCAAGCCCAATATTTTTACATGTCAATAATGGAATGTGTTAAAAAGAAGGAATTG ATTACCATATTTAGAATGGGACAAGATGTAAAACAAGACGATATTGACATTGCCATATTAACTGCTATATTGAAAG cTCAGTGTAAATCTGCCCCTGACATGTTAAATCTGGCACTGTCCTGGAATCGCATTGATATTGCCACCAGTCAAATATTCGTATATGGTCGTCAATGGCCA GTGCTGTCCTTGCAACAAGCCATGATGGACGCCCTGATTAATGACCGCGTTGATTTTGTTAAGTTACTCATGGAAAATGGTGTCAGTATGCATAAATTTCTGACCATAGCAAGACTTGAAGAACTCTACAATGCG AAAACACCTGTTCATCTTGTCTACTTGATAAATGATGTTAAGAAGAATATTCCACCGGGATGCAGATTTACATTAATAGATATTGGCCAG GTCATAGAGCTGCTTATGGGCGGTGCTTATCGATCCAGCTACACAAGAAAGCGACTTCGCCTCTACTATGCTGCCAAGATGAAAAGTGAACCTGGTGTTCGAAAGCAGTTAAGCTTCATGATGGGGCTGAATACTTTTGGAAGTAACACAGTCGCTGGAAAGGCTGAA ACTTCCACAATCACGCAGCAGGAAAATAGGAAGCAAGCACTTGAAGTAGCACATCCCACTTTACCACATTTTCCTTACCCATTCCATGAACTGCTGATATGGGCCGTTCTGATGAAACGACAAAAAATGGCTCTGTTTATGTGGCAGCAGGGAGAGGAAGCCATTGCTAAG GCTTTAGTTGCTTGCAAGCTGTATAAGACAATGGCCAAAGAAGCTGCAGATGATGACCTGGACGTGGAAGAGTCTGATCAACTtcgaacattttcaaa AGAATTTCAAGATCTTGCCATTCAACTTCTTGAAATATGTTATCATGCGGACGATGATGCAACAAAACATCTTCTCACTTACGAACTTAAACATTGGAGTCGTCAGACTTGCCTTAGTCTTGCCTTAGCTGCCAAGCATCGTGATTTTATCGCCCATCCATGTGTTCAGCTTTTGTTGAATGATTTGTGGATGGGTGGGTTGTCAGAGCGCAAAAACTCAGGATTAAAG GTGATACTTGGTATATTTTGTCCCATTTTTCTTCTCACACTCGATTTCAAGACCCATGAAGAATTGTTATTGATGCCTCAAACTATGGAGGAACACATGCATGAAGTATCCAGCCTCTCCTCTTTCATTGGAGG TTCCAGCTCAAGTTCGAGTTCGTCATCCAGTTCAAGTTCATCTTCAAGTGGAAAAAGTTCATTGTCATTACCG AAACCTGAAGTGCTTGGGAGAGCTGTTTCAGAAGAAAGGGTACAAGACGCTTATGTTATGCTCACCACACGACCCAAACAACTTACACTTAATAAAAAGATCTATGAGTTTTACAATGCACCCATTACTAAGTTCTGGATGTACGCCATGGCATATATTGGTGTATTGTTGCTCTTCACATATGTTGTATTG GTGAAAATGTCCAATTACCCTTCCATACCAGAGTGGATAGTTATTTCACATGTGATAACCATGACCATGGAAAAG GTACGAGAGATCGTAGTATCTGAACCAAGTGGGGCTGgacagaaaataaaagtgtGGGCGAACAGTTTTTGGAATTTGATGGATTCTGTAACAATATTGATGTTTTTTACTGCCCTAGGCCTGAGGTTGACCCAGAATGACCATATTCTTCAAATAGGCCGGGCTTTGTATTGTGTCAATATTGTCCTGTGGTATACGCACCTGCTAAATGTCTTCAG TGTTAACAAACATCTTGGTCCATATGTGATGTTGATGGGAAAGATGATGGTCGACATGGCAACGTTTATCATTCTTCTTGCAGTCATCTTGACTAGCTTTGGGGTAGCACGGCAg GCAATACTGCACCCCAATGAAAATGCAAGCTGGACACTGCTCAAAGATGTTATGCTAGAGCCCTACTTCATGTTGTATGGAGAAGTGTATGCAGGGACCATAGATC cttGCTATGGTGAGGACAAAAGTTTGTGTGTCGTTGGAGCTTGGATAGCACCAACTTTGATGACGATTTACCTTCTTGTTGCCAACATTttgttgctgaacttgctcaTTGCTGTTTTTAA TAATACATTTGCACGTGTGAAGACCTACTCAGACCGAATATGGAAGTTTCAACGTTATATGACAATTGTTGAGTTTGAATTGAGGCCAGTCTTGCCACCCCCACTTATACTTATCAGTTACATTTTCTTGATCTTTCAAGCACTTTGCAAAAAGAGGAAATCCGGGACATCTGATCGTGGATTAA AATTATTTCTggatgatgatgatgttgaaaaattacatgacTTTGAAGAAGATTGTGTTGATGAGTATTTTCGAGAAAAAGACAAAGCTCTCATTAAGGAAGATTCAGTAGATGGGAAAAA GTTTAATCATTTACTTGATACTGTTGATGATATGTGTGAACGAGAAGTTCTACTGACAAACTACATTGTAGACATGCATGAACGTTTATCAAGTCTGGAAGATACTAATGTTAAG ctTCTTCAGCTCCAATATAGTGGATCTGGGTTAAGATCTCGACACAACACAGGTCGCTCTGATTCATGCTCAGGGCGTGAAAACGACGTTCACCCGGCTCCAGAGCTTGGAGTCGTGCCCGAGAGCACAGCATCTGTGCGTGCTTGGTGGTCACTGAGACATCGAAGTCGTATTCGTCAGGACTCAGAAATGAGTACCGCAAGTGACTGGCAGAATAACTTCCTAAGACACAG AACTATCAGTCAAGATCGCTATATGCCAACTAAAGCAACTGAGAAAATTGAATTCAAAAAACCGCTAAGAAAAACTAATTCTACAG GTATCATTCAAGAAAATAATCCCAGTGCCGATGAGCTGGAATCAAAAGGACTTGCTCGGTACAAGGGAATCAATCACCTCGCGGTGGAAGAGGATTTTAAATCCATGTCTTGCCAG GACATCATGCTTGCAACTGATACGAGCAAGCAGATAACCAACATAAATCACACTGTTCATGGCAGTACACAAATTCCTGATTACGGCTTACA AATGCGACCACTATTCAAAAGGAATTTTGCCATTCCGATTGACGAGGATCTTCGTCATGACCTATTAAGCTCAACTGAGTCAGGATCTTCCAGTGGAAGAGTCACTCCTAAAGAAATGTTTGCTGGTGTTTCTGAAAGTGGTTTAAGGCGTTTAGAGATCACCAATAGCACACCCACACGTTTGAAACCACCAATGCTGAAAGTTGCCACCAACTTAGTTAATGATCAAATTCCCTCCACCAGCTCAACTCCCATAATGTTAAGTAAGCTTTCGGTTCCTCCTGCAACATCCAGTacaaatacaaagaaaatCTCAA ACAAAATAAAACCTCGTCATCAGCGTCTAAGCTTATCGACTGGCCTTGGTGTGGGTAGTCAAGCATCTCCAATGAATAAATCGAcatacaaaagtataacagacaACATTGATACATCAAGTTGGCATGAAATATATGCGCCACTTGTTCCCCAGACCCCATTTGATGGCTGGTGGGCTGGAAAG GCACCAGAGTTTGATGCACAAAGACCAATTAAATTTAGTGATCAAACATCACTCAGTGAGTGGGATGAAGATAATGAGTCTAACATCAATAGGAAGGGCAG atcaaaatcaaaatcacAACATCGCCGTAAAAAACATCTGAAAAGGAACAAGAAAATCCTTGCCCAGTTGGCAGAAGCACCCAGTGTTCCTCAGCTGAATTCCAATAACAACTCTGACCCACCTTACACTAACCAGACTTCCACTTTCCCAAGGTCTCGACGCCAAACCGTATCACTTACCAGCCTAACAAACTCACAACCTGAAATGCTTCTTTTTGGAGATAAAGTTGTGAAATGA